The window AAAACGTGTGGCTTTACTTGAAGGTGGAACAGCTGCAGTTGCGTTATCTTCAGGTGCAGCGGCCATTGCTTTTTCTATCTTGAATATTGCTGGTACAGGAGATGAAATTGTTTCAGCAGGATCGCTTTATGGTGGTACCTATAACTTATTTGCGAATACATTGCCACGCTATGGTATTACAACGGTATTTGTAGATGAGAGTAACCCTGAAAATTTTGAAGCGGCCATTACGGACAAAACAAAAGCAATTTATGCAGAAACAGTGGGTAATCCAAGCTTAAACATTTTAGATATCGAGCGAGTAGCGGAAATTGCTCATGCGCATGGACTTCCGTTAATCATCGATAATACTTTCCCATCCCCATATGGATCGAATCCAATCGACTTTGGAGCAGATGTTGTGGTACATTCAGCAACTAAATGGATTGGTGGTCATGGTACAACAATTGGAGGTGTCGTAGTAGATGCCGGTAAGTTTGACTGGACAAGCGGACGCTTCCCGGGATTCACTGAACCAGATGAGTCTTACCACGGCATACGTTACGGCATTGATACAGCAGGGGCTGCTTTTGCAACAAAGTTGCGGGTTCAATTATTACGCGACTTCGGTCCAACTCTAAGTGCGGATAGTGCATTTAACTTCCTTCAAGGTTTAGAGACGCTTCATTTGCGTTATACAAAGCATGGAGAAAATGCATTGAAGGTTACAGAATACTTGGAAAACCACCCATTCGTGGAATATGTCAACTATCCAGGCAAGGAAAGCTTCCCATCGCATTCATTAGCGAAAAAATACCTGAAAAATGGTTACGGCTCTATGATTACATTTGGCATCAAAGGTGGCCGTGATGTAGGAAGTAAAGTAATTGACAATGTCCAGCTTTTCTCTCATGTGGCAAACGTAGGGGATGCAAAATCTCTAATTATTCACCCTGCTTCAACAACTCATCAACAACTATCGCAAGAAGAGTTAAAGGTGGCTGGTGTTTCTGAAGAGCTCATTCGCTTGTCAGTTGGCTTAGAGGCTGTAGAAGATATCATTGCAGATTTAGATCAGGCTTTGGAAAAAGCGGTTGAAAATATTGCACAAGCAAACGCCTAATTAGATAGATGGAATTGGTGAAAATGACCTTTCACTCATTTGTGAAATAGGAGAGTTTTCACCAATTTTATCTAATGCCATTCATTCGGTTATGTTGCATCTTAAAACCTAGTAATTCAATTAGTTTTATTGACTTTTAGGTGTTTAATTCATATAATATCTAATATAGAGAAAACTTATCGGAATTAAAATCTATCCCTTGCAGGTTAAATTTTTAATTGGTTTACAGGTTTTCGATACGGTATTACTTAGTAAAAGGAGTGTTGTTAAATGGGAAACATCTATAGTGCGCAAAATATCGCAGCATATTTTATATATGAATTAAATGAAAAAGGTGCCTTTATAAATGCATTTTCACTTCAGCGTTTATTAGCTGGTGTAGATAATCTTTGGCATAAGACATTTGGACATACAGCGTACAAAGAGGAAATTGCAACATTTTCAGAAAGTAATTATTACGTAAAAGAAGTTTTCGAAGCGTACAAAGAGTTTGGAAATCATCACTTGTCAATACCGGCAAAGGAATGGCATTTAGAGTATGGTCAATTCCAGCTTGTTCAGCGCACGTATGGCGTACCCGTCTTTACAACTAAAGAAATGCTGCTAGTTAATAGTGTCATAAATAAATTTAAAAAAATGACCATAAATCAAGCATCCTAGCAATCTCCCATTTAACAACTCCTAAATAGTGTATTTGATTTAAACCTGTATGATTTGATACAGGTTTTTTTTATTTTTTGCAACTTAAAGTTTTGCTCTGTTGAAAACTTTTTGGAAAGTGCATAGGTATTATTAGTAAACAAATTAACTGTTCCAAGAAATGAATGAAAGGATGTGAATTATGAAGGAAAAAGAAATGATTCAACAGATAAAAAATGGAGACGTTCGAGCATTTCGTGAATTATATGATCTTTATTTTGATTATGCCATTAGAGTTGCAACAATTATCATGAACCATCAGCGTTCAAATGCAACAGATGCAGTACAAGAAACCTTTATTCGTGTTTATCAAAACATCCAAAGCTATGATACTAGTCGTCCATTTAAAGCATGGTTTTATCGGATTCTCATTAATGAATGTAACAGGATATTAAAACGGGATGGCAAAATCCTTAGTGTAGGTGAGATCATGGTCGAAACGAAGAATGATGGGCAAATGGGTGAGGATATCTCCCGTTTTACTGAATATGAGAGTTTGTATAGTGCCATTGAGAGTTTGGAGCAGCATCACCGGATTCCCATTGTATTGAAATATTTGAATGGCTTTAAGGAGAAGGAAATTGCAGAAATATTGAATGAAAACATCAACACGATTAAATCACGATTATATAAAGGGAAACAAAAGTTAAAACGTTTACTGCAAACGGAAAAGGGGGGAAGTCAGAATGGATGAAAAAAACCTGGAACGGGAAATAAAAAATGCCATCAATAAAAACACCGATGATTATTTAGAAGATAAGGAAGAGATCTGGAGTCATATTGAATCGAGGTTGGATTTGAAAGAACAAAAGGGAAATGGAGCTTTAAGAATAAACAAAAAATCAAAAAGGCGGTTGCGGGGTGTTTTGATAAGTGCTGCAATCTTAGTACTTATTTTCAGTGTCATTAATGTAACGACTACGGGTCAAGCTTTTGTAGAGCGAATGAAACAATACTTTGAACCGGAAAAACATGTAGTAACTGAAATTGAAGGAAAACCAGAAGAACAAGAAGTAATTCTCCATGAAAAAGCCGATTATGTGATTTATATCGACGAAGAACGGTACAAAATGATTCAAGAGGGCGACAAAGACCTAATAACTACGAAAGAACCTTTGGAAGAAAGATATCCAGAAGTTTCTATGACGATTTCTCAAGTAGTCGATAAAACACCGGAGCAACTAGCACAGGAATATTCACATGAGCTAAAAACCTCTTTTGCAACAGTAAAAGAAATAGAATCAGTAACAGAGCCGGTGGAGGGACTTTTAGTTGCAGCAATTGATGGGAGTGAATGGGATAGCAGGGTAAGTAAGATCTATATTATTTCAAATGGGAGAGAAGGCAGCTTTGTTTTCAATATTAAATATTTCCTTGAAGCTGCAGAGGGACATGGAGCAAGATTCTACCACATGCTAGAGGAGTTTCAAGTCGTCCAACCATAATTACTATGCTATAATAATAAAAAGGTATCTCAAACGAAGAGATACCTTTTTATTTATACATATTGTGAGAGCTAATTAATTGAAATTTATTTTTGGCATATTAAAATATAAATTATTTATGAATCTTTTTGACCTTCTTAGAAAAACAATTGTCCACCTTAGGAAGAATGTTCTTGAGTTCCTTCCAAATATAAGATAAAATTCTCTTAAGTTAAATTTTTCGAATTGTTTGTTATTATACTGATAATTACTTATCGGTTTGGCGTAAGATAATGTAAGGAGTCGTATATCACCTATCCTTATAAATTCAGATTCGTAGACACGCTAATTAGGTAGGATGTTGAGTGAAGATGGAGGCGAGTATAGAAATGGCAACAATCAAGGCGGCCATCTTAGGTTTTGGCACAGTAGGTCAGGGTATATATCATATTTTAAATGAAAAACGCGAAGAGCTTCGCGATAAACTAGGATTAGAAATAGAAGTTGCTAAAATTTTAGTAAGAGATACAACGAAAGAACGTGTACCAGGTACTGCACATCTATTAACAGATAGTATAGATGATTGCCTTTCAGTAAAAGGGATCCAGGTTGTATTTGAAGCCATTGTAAATGAAGAGCCTGCATTTGGTTATTTAAAAAAGGCTGTTGAAAATAAGTGTCATGTCATTACTGCCAACAAAGTGATGTTTGCTAAACGAGGACTGGAACTGCAGGAACTTGCTAAGCAAAATGGTGTATTTGTCGGATATGAAGCGACAACTGCCGGCGGTGTACCAGTGATAAAAACCATGAAAAATATTCTATTAGTAAATGATGTTTTAAGAATTCAAGGGGTTTTAAATGGTACGACAAACTATATCCTAACAAAAATGCGTGCAGAAGGCTGGTCGTTTGAAGAAGCTTTAAAAGAAGCACAAATACTTGGCTATGCAGAGGCTGATCCATATAATGATATTTCTGGTCAAGATGCATTCAAAAAGCTAATGATTCTCTCCTCACTTGCTTTTGGAGATCAACCGAATTGGGCGGATGTAGAAGTAATTGGGATTGACACGATCTCTGCTGAACAAGTAGCCAATTCGATAGAAAAAGGATTACGCTATCGCCATGTGGCAGAGGTTGTAAAATATCCGGATGGAACGCTTTTCGCAAAAGTAGCGCCAATGCTAGTGGATAAAGAACATCCACTATACCCAATTGATGATGTATTTAATGCCGTTACAATGGAAACAAACTACATTGGCACACTGACACTGGTCGGACCTGGAGCAGGTATGTACCCAACAGCAAGTGTCATGGTGGAAGACTATGCAGAAATTATCGGCAAACGTGCAGGTTTTGTCGTAACAATTTAAAACATCTTGAGGCGTGAAAAGTCATTCGCGCTTCAAGATGTTTTTTGCGGTTGTTTATTGAAAAAGACAGTTCATATTCAATTAGTCCTCATCCTTAATATCCGGATCTTCAGGAATAGGGGTATTGCGCCAAATTTCAATTTCTTCTTTAATCCGTTCTAATTGCTCATGATACGTATCAAATTGAGCACTATTTACGAGGTACTGTGTTCCATCATGCACTGCTTTAATGCGGCCGGCATAGATGTAGCGAAGCACTTGTTCCTCGGGCATTGAGATGTCCTTTGCCGTTTCGGCAACAGTTTTATACATGTATGGTGCCCTCCATTTTATTGGTTATATAAAGCCCTCTCTCTTTGAACAAGGGTAACATGGGGAAAGTTCATCATTTCCATTATAAGTGATTATCTAAAAAACGCTACAAAACAAATAGGGCAACCAAAAGAACAGTTCATGATTGAAAGATTTATTCTAATATATTTTCAGTTTGTGCAATTATTTATCAAAGAAAATTATTCGATTGTCAATTGTGTTTGGTATAATTTAACAAGTTAATCTATGTATATAGGTAGTAGATTGAGGTAGGAACAAGTTTAACTGATTGAGATAGAAATTAGCATCGCTGAGTTCTGTCACTCAGAGTAATGGTAAAAATAAAATTAATGAGGTGTAATCAATGAATATATTTTCATACATATTTGTTTTACTAGCGGCAATGCTTTGGGGAACCGTTGGAACAACACAAACCTTTCTGCAAGCCGAGGTTTCCTCCATTGCAGTTGCAGCAGTCCGCTCGGCTATCGGGGGAGGGGTACTACTCGTTATTGCCTTATTCTTTCGGAAAATCAATGTTAAAACGTGGTCGTGGAAGTGGACAATTCTAGCAGCCTTAACGATTGCATTATTCCAATCGTTATTTTTCACCTCTGTACGCTTTACAGGGGTAGCTTTAGGAACGGTTGTAACAATCGGTAGCTCCCCAGTTTTTTCAGGTTTAGTAGAGTGGGCAATATGGAAAAGGAAGCCGAATCGAATTTGGGCAATATCTACAACGCTTGCCATTATTGGATGTATTTTATTATTTGTAAATCGAGGAGAAGCTTCAGTTAACCCAATCGGCATTCTTCTTGCATTAAGTGCGGGTCTCATGTTCGCGTTATATACGAACTGCAGCAAGCAATTAGCGGAGAAAGAAGAAACCCTGCCAGCCGTTGCAATGACATTCACATTGTGTGCACTTTTACTGCTGCCGTTTTCAGGTAATGGTGTTATGTGGACATTTGAAAGCCAAAACTTGTTCCCGATGCTTTATATGGGATTAGCCGCAACAAGTATAGCCTATCTTTTATTCTTAGCAGGTTTAGAGAAAATTTCTTCATCCTCCGCGGTGACATTGTCTTTAGCTGAACCTTTAACAGCCGCATTATTAGGTGTGTTTTTAGTAGGAGAATATTTGAGCCCGACATCTTGGATGGGCGTCGTGCTGTTACTGGGTGGAATTATTGTGTTGACGGTGGGCAGTCGAAAGAGCGGAAAACACTAAGTTAATAGATTCTTTTAATATTTTTAAGTTGTCGATGCAGGTGGTAAGAATACCCTTTTTGTTGGCAACCTAAATTTAGGGCGCTCATAAAGGTATGAACGCCCTTTTTTAAAAGAGACCTAAATCAATTCTCACACAAAATATGATTCAATCTTACGTCTAAATAAATCAATTCTCGATTAAATCTATTCATAGGGTCGTTCTAAATCACATAAGCCGTCAGAGACAACCGATAGCTGCTTCAAAAACGTTTTCATTTACGATAGAACAGCTATTGATATTTGACTTTAATATTAGCTACTGAATAATTTTGCAGTTTACGTAGTAGGCAACTTTTTTATTGGAAATCATTTTTTAAGAATGATTTCAATATGCCTTTAATTTGATCAAATTGTTCCTGTGTTAATTGCATGTCTAGTGAAATTTGTTCAGAAATACAAGGAAGCTTCTGACGGACTTCTCGACCATGTGCTGTTAATGAAACCATCATTTGACGCTCATCTTGTATAGAGCGTTCTCGCGTAATATAATTTTTTTCCTCTAATTTCTTCAATAAAGGTGTCAATGTACCGGAATCTAAAAATAGTCGGCTGCCTAATTCCTTCACCATCAGTTGCTCTTCTTCTTCTATTGCGAGCATTGTAATAAAGCCTGTATAGGTAAGGTCGTATGGTTTTAACAACTTTGTATATTTGCGTATAATTTCTTTCGACGTGACATATAGCAGGAAGCATAATTGATTTTCTAGGTAGTTGGTCATCGTTATCTCCTTTATAACGCTGAATGTTTGCTTTTATGATAAGGACAATTTAAATACTTGTCAAATACAATTTAATTGTATAAAATGTATTTAACCAATTAGATTGTACACAATTTAATTGTATAAAATTACGGAGGGGTTAAGATGAAAACATTATTTACTACGAAAATGATTAATGTAGGCGGACGCAAAGGAGAATCATATTCTGAGGACCATTCTTTATCGTTAAAAATAGCTCCACCAGGCTCCAATGTAGCTGATGCAACAAATCCTGAGCAGTTATTTGCAGCAGGTTACAGTGCATGCTTTAATAGTGCATTAGATCTTATAAAACGCAAAGAAAAAATAACAGGAGAGTCGACTATTACAGCGACTGTTAATCTAGTGGAAAAAGCTCCATTTGATTATGTATTAGATGTAGTTCTAGAGGGGCATATTGAAGGGCTTTCACTAGAGGAAACACAAAAATTATTACAATTAACACATACAGTTTGTCCTTATTCAAAAGCTACACAGGGTAATATTGAAGTTAAGATTATAGCTGTTTAAGGTTTTAGTAAAGTTTGTTCGATAATTTGGCTAAATGAAATGAATATTTTTGAATTCAGATATTACCAAAAGTATTCATTTCATTCATAAAAGTGCGGAATACTATATTTCTAGAAAAAAGTAGGGAATAGCGGATGAGCATTTATAATTACTTAGTGAAAAAACCAAATGGGGAAATTTTATCGATGGAAACGTATCGAAACAAAGTACTGCTTATCGTTAATTCAGCGAACCATTGTGAGTTTACATACCAATATGAGGACTTACAAAAGCTATATGAAAAATATGCACAGCAAGGTGTTCAGGTTCTCTCGTTTCCATGTAACCAATTCGGAGCGCAAAATCCGGAAGATGGACAGACAACTGCGACCCAATGCAAGCTTCAATTTGGAGTATCATATCCTGTATTCGACAAAATTAACGTCAACGGAGATAGTACCCACCCATTATTCAATTACTTAAAGCACGAGGTTGATTGCCCAACATTTAAGCGTGAAACAATGCAGCAAAAAATGATGTATAAAAGCATTCAAGAAAACTATCCAGAGTATCTTATTGGTCGCAATATTCGATGGAATTTCACGAAATTTCTAGTCAATCAAAAGGGACAAGTCATAAAACGTTTTGAGCCATATGATTCATTTTTAGATATTGAACAGGCAATAGAAGTGTTATTATAAGAATTTTTACTGCCCGTTCTTAAAAAATATGCTCATTTAATTGCCTTAGGCAAAGTTAAATGAGCCCCACTTTTCCAATCCCCTATCATTCAACGTATTACATTTTCTAATTAGGCAAATAATCCTTGTATGAAAGAATGAAAAAAACAGTTAAAACTTATTAGAAGAGTTCTTATCTTTCTTTATCTTGTCAAAAGGTAGGAACCATCCCACCAAAACGCAATTATTCCATTTCGAATGAATTTACAATATTCCTATAAAAATAACGATTTTTCATCCGTGTTTTTACATAGTTAGATTCGTACCTAATCAAATTCAAAATTCGAGGGTGCTGAACATCCATGACCAATACCCTAAGTACCCCACATAGAAAATCCGTGTACCCCAATTTCCCCATCAAAAATAAATACTAGTATCGTATTTAAAATAAGGTAAAATGGAAATGTATGTAAAGTGTATCCTGTATTTAAAAGGGTTTATAAATATCAAATACACATTAAAAAACCAAAATCTTAAGAATTTCTTCATAAATTTACAGACTATAAATTAAGATTCAAATTTTATGATAGTAACATAAGAAAAAGATGAGGTGAGGGCAGTGGAGAAACTAACCGTGCTCGTCACAGATGATGACAAAGACATTCGTGATGGGATAGAGATTTATTTGAAAAATGAAGGCTATAACGTACTAAAAGCTGCGGATGGATCTGAAGCCTTGAAGCTGCTGGAAGAAAATGAAGTTCATTTAATCATCCTGGATATTATGATGCCTACTATGGATGGAATTACAGCTACTTTTAAAATTCGCACAGAGCGCAATATTCCCATCATCATGTTAAGTGCGAAGGCGGAAGAGACAGATAAAATTCATGGGTTATCAGTAGGAGCAGATGACTACATTACCAAGCCATTCCATCCAATGGAGTTGCTTGCCCGTGTGAAGTCGCAATTGAGACGTTATGTGCAATTGGGGACTTATTACGGGAATGCACAGCAAAATTCGAAAATAGAGGTAAATGGTTTATCGATCGATTTTGATGCAAAAGAGGTACGCTTAGATGGCGAATTGGTGAAATTAACACCGATCGAGTACAAGATTACGGAGCTATTATTAAAAAATGCGGGGCGTGTCTTTTCGATTAACGAGATTTATGAGCTTGTATGGAAGGAAGAGGCTTATAATGCGGAAAACGTGGTGGCAGTTCACATACGAAAAATCCGGGAAAAAATCGAAGCAGACCCCAAAAATCCAAGATACTTAAAGGTTGTGTGGGGAATTGGATACAAAATTGAAAAATAAAATTGAGACAAGCCTAACTGTGTTAAGTCTCATTGCAAGTGTCGTCGGTATGTTCTTTATTATCACAAAGACGTGGCAATTTATAAGTGAACATCTTGATGAAACCATGCAAATGCTTGTGAAATTATTTTAGAGGAGGAAAGTAGTATTATGAAGTCAAAAAATAAATTACTCCTCATACTTTTTCTTATAACTTGGTCAGCGTTAGCAGTCGTTACATTTATAAATCATTCACATAATTATTTATTTAAATCGTACTTTGAATCCGATTATTTTCAGTCTTCAAGAGATGGCTTTATTGAAGGATTAGGGAAGTATGTTTTAGCTCCATTTGATGCTGAAAAAGCAAAAGAGCAAATCAATGTAACACAAGAAGAGATTGAAAACTACCGAAATTATTATGGAAGTCTTTCGGAACAGGTAGAGAATATTCGCTCACAATACATTGATGAGATTACGAATGCAGAACAAGCAGAAGATACACAGTTAAAGGAACACCTCGTTGCGGAAAGAGATGCAAAAATAGCGGACATTACGAAGAATTTTGAAAGCGATGAATATGTTGAAGAGAAAATTCGTAAACAAAAAGAACAAATGATTGATTCTTATGCTAATCAACAGGCTAAGTATCGAAATGAATTTTTGAGAGAATACAAATTCTTCGCTTTTAACTTAGTCAATGTAGATACAGAAGAAAAATTTGAAAGTGGACAACAACAAAAAACAACTATTTATTCAGAAAAATTTGGGGAAGATAATTTAACTCTCACAGTAGATAGTTCAGTTTCTATTGATACGTATGGAGAGGATTATAATCATGTGCAGCAAACGCTCATTCAACCCTTCGAGATACAAGGTGAAGTAACGCAATTTGAAGGAACAATTAGTGTACCAAAGACAATGGCGAAGGATTTAAATCATTCTACTGGTTCAGAATATAAGTCATTTGAAGTGGCAAAATACTTCTTCTATATCGTATGGCTAACAGGTATAGTAGCGATCATTGGATTGTTTAGTTTTGCTAAGCCTTCTAAAGAAGTGTTTAGAGGGGAATTGGAAAGGTTACATGAGATTTATGCAAGAATCCCGGTTGATGTTCAAATTGTACTGATTCTTATTGGGGTGATGGTATCTTTTGCTGCAGCAGATAGCCTTGGATATACTATCATAAATTCATATCGTTATACATCGAACCTATCTAGCCTAACAGATTTTCTGGTGTTTTTCTTAGTATTGTTCGGATCGATAACAGCGATCATTATGGGCTCTATTTGGACTTGGGATTCCATTAAAACAGAAGAAAAAATGAAGAAGCAAGTGAGTCAAGCAATGCTGTATCGTTTAGCAGATGGGATGAAGGATTTATTTTTAAACCGTTCTGTTGGTATGCAGGCAGTTGGCGTTCTAACTATTGCATTCCTTACGGGGATAGGCTTTATCGGAGCAGCCGTACAAGGCCAAGAATTAGTCCCAATTTTTATGCTGTTATTTTTCTTCATCGCTTTACCAGCCTTCCTTGTGTTCCTGCGACATATGGGCTACCTCAATCGTATTATGAAACAAACACAAGAAATGGCTGAAGGGCGATTAACCTCTGAAATTAAAGTTAAGGGGAAGTCAATTTTTTCTAAGCATGCAGCCAACTTAAATGACCTTCGTGAAGGTGTTAAAACTTCTATGTCTGAACAGGCAAAGAGTGAGCGATTGAAAACAGAACTGATTACAAATGTAGGTCATGATCTACGAACTCCCTTAACGTCAATTATCACATATACAGATTTGTTGAAAAATCCAAATCTGACAGAGGATGAACGTAAACAATACATTGACGTCCTAGATAAAAAATCAGCACGTTTAAAAACGTTAATTGAAGATTTATTTGAAGTATCCAAAATGGCAAGCGGCAATATCGAGGTGACGAAGCAACGTTTAGATTTAACTCAACTATTGAAGCAATCGATTGGCGAACATGAGGAAGAATTTGCAAAGTCCAATTTTGAATTGCGAGTTTCAATGCCTGAACAGCCTCTATTTGCTTATGTAGATGGCCAAAAGATGTGGCGTGTGATCGATAATCTGATTGTGAATGCACTGAAATACTCATTAGAAGGTACAAGAATTTACATTACATTAAAGCATATAGGTTCAGCGGCAGAATTTACGGTGAAAAATGTTTCAAAATATGAGCTTAATGAAAATGTTGAGGAACTTACAGAACGCTTCAAGCGCGCGGATGCTTCTCGACACACAGATGGCTCAGGTTTAGGCCTGGCCATTGCACAATCAATTGTGGACATTCACAATGGGCGCTTAAGCATCGATTTAGATGGCGACCTATTTAAAGTAACAGTATCCGTCCCAGCTGAATATTAACCTTGCAGATGAAATTGGGGGAGAAAAACGCAGTCCGTTTTTCTCCTTTTTTATTTGGAAAGCGGATGCTGTGAAACATTCCTACCCAGCATGGTATACTTTTTCATATTGGTTATTGGGAGGATTATACAAATGGGAAGGATTTTGGGCATAACAGTTGCGCTCATTCTATATAGTACGATTACGGCTTATTTGGGAATGAATTTGAAAAAATGGCTAGAAGCGATACATCTATTTCGCTGGCCGATACTGTATTGGATTATTTTCTTCGTAGTTGCTTTTGGTTTTCTGATTGGACGCATGCATGATCTGCTTAGTCCGTTATCGATAGTGGGGAACTATTGGATGTTCTTTTTTGAGTACGGGCTCATATTATGTATCATCGCCAACCTCTTCATTTCTTTTACTCCGTATAAAAATGTTGCTGTTGTCGGTTCCGTTGTGGTGGCGCTTTTAGTCATTTTATTTTCTTGGGGTACATACAATGCGTATTCGCCGGTAGTTCGGAATTTAGAAATTTCCGTAGATAAGCCAGGTGAGCCAATGAGACTGGTTGTAGCATCGGATTTTCATCTTGGGGTTCTTTCACATAAAAATCACTTGCAAAAATTTGTGAATCTATCCAATGAAGCCAATCCTGATGCGGTTTTATTAGTAGGAGATATTGTTGATGATGACCCTGTTTGGTTCGTGGACGAGGGTATGAATGAAGTGATGAAGCAGCTAAATGCAACATATGGTGTTTATGGAGTACTTGGAAACCATGAATACTATGGAGGGAAAATTCCGCAGTTT is drawn from Lysinibacillus sp. SGAir0095 and contains these coding sequences:
- a CDS encoding metallophosphoesterase, whose product is MGRILGITVALILYSTITAYLGMNLKKWLEAIHLFRWPILYWIIFFVVAFGFLIGRMHDLLSPLSIVGNYWMFFFEYGLILCIIANLFISFTPYKNVAVVGSVVVALLVILFSWGTYNAYSPVVRNLEISVDKPGEPMRLVVASDFHLGVLSHKNHLQKFVNLSNEANPDAVLLVGDIVDDDPVWFVDEGMNEVMKQLNATYGVYGVLGNHEYYGGKIPQFVDEMKDSNVQILMDETILVGNRFYLTGQEDVTNGKRKEIQELKPENIEIPWVVMNHTPYDLHEPQDAGVDLHLSGHTHLGQLWPNNFITDRIFELDYGHMKKEDMHALVSSGFGFWGPPMRIGSRSELWVVDITFRED